tccctcctccatacCCTCACCTACGTACCAGTGCACAAAGGCACGCTTGGCGTACATCAGATCAAACTTGTGGTCAAGTCGGGCCCAGGCCTCTGCAATAGCAGTGGTGTTGCTAAGCATGCACACTGCCCTCTGGACCTTGGCCAGATCTCCACCAGGTACCACAGTTGGGGGCTGGTAGTTGATACCAACCTTGAAACCAGTTGGGCACCAGTCTACAAACTGGATGGAGCGTTTTGTTTTGATGGTGGCAATGGCAGCATTGACATCTTTGGGCACAACGTCGCCACGGTACAGCAAACAGCAGGCCATGTACTTGCCGTGACGTGGGTCACATTTCACCATTTGATTGGCTGGCTCAAAGCAAGCATTTGTGATCTCAGACACTGAGAGCTGCTCATGGTAAGCCTTCTCTGCCGAGATCACTGGGGCATAGGTGGCCAGGGGGAAGTGGATACGGGGGTAGGGCACCAAGTtggtctggaactctgtcagatcaACATTGAGGGCACCATCAAATCGGAGGGAAGCAGTGATGGAGGACACAATCTGGCTAATCAACCTGTTAAGATTGGTGTAGGTGGGACGCTCAATATCAAGGTTCCTTCGGCAGATGTCATAGATGGCCTCATTGTCTACCATGAAAGCACAATCAGAGTGCTCCAGGGTGGTGTGGGTGGTCAGGATGGCA
The Coregonus clupeaformis isolate EN_2021a unplaced genomic scaffold, ASM2061545v1 scaf0005, whole genome shotgun sequence DNA segment above includes these coding regions:
- the LOC121577832 gene encoding tubulin alpha chain is translated as MRECISIHVGQAGVQIGNACWELYCLEHGIQPDGQMPSDKTIGGGDDSFNTFFSETGAGKHVPRAVFVDLEPTVIDEVRTGTYRQLFHPEQLITGKEDAANNYARGHYTIGKEIIDLVLDRTRKLADQCTGLQGFLVFHSFGGGTGSGFTSLLMERLSVDYGKKSKLEFSIYPAPQVSTAVVEPYNAILTTHTTLEHSDCAFMVDNEAIYDICRRNLDIERPTYTNLNRLISQIVSSITASLRFDGALNVDLTEFQTNLVPYPRIHFPLATYAPVISAEKAYHEQLSVSEITNACFEPANQMVKCDPRHGKYMACCLLYRGDVVPKDVNAAIATIKTKRSIQFVDWCPTGFKVGINYQPPTVVPGGDLAKVQRAVCMLSNTTAIAEAWARLDHKFDLMYAKRAFVHWYVGEGMEEGEFSEAREDMAALEKDYEEVGVDSIEGEGEEEGEEY